The following are encoded together in the Bradyrhizobium genosp. L genome:
- a CDS encoding SDR family NAD(P)-dependent oxidoreductase, protein MSEFRKLNRSVQGLTVLVTGAASGMGRATARVFADEGANVAVTDLAAEATQAVANEIAAAGGSAKAWTLDVADRDAITKVINDVAAHFGGLDIIINNAGISVRVAIDDPAYEDAWAKGIAVMLTAHPRIIRAALPYLRKSRSPRIVNIASTEALGATALHSPYSAAKGGVTSLTRSLAVELGREGITVNCICPGPIRTAITDRISEEHKTIYAKRRTALGRYGDPEEVAHMTLSLCLPAASFLTGAVIPVDGGLMARNA, encoded by the coding sequence ATGTCCGAATTCAGAAAGCTCAACCGTTCGGTGCAGGGCCTCACCGTCCTCGTCACGGGCGCCGCGAGCGGCATGGGCCGCGCCACCGCGCGCGTGTTCGCCGATGAGGGCGCCAACGTCGCGGTCACCGATCTCGCCGCCGAGGCCACGCAGGCGGTGGCGAACGAGATCGCCGCGGCTGGCGGCTCGGCAAAGGCCTGGACACTCGACGTCGCCGATCGCGATGCGATCACGAAAGTGATCAACGACGTCGCGGCGCATTTCGGCGGGCTCGACATCATCATCAACAATGCCGGCATCTCGGTGCGCGTTGCGATCGATGATCCCGCCTACGAAGACGCCTGGGCCAAGGGCATCGCGGTGATGCTGACGGCGCATCCGCGCATCATCCGCGCCGCACTGCCTTACCTGCGCAAGTCGAGATCGCCGCGCATCGTCAACATCGCCTCCACCGAAGCGCTCGGCGCCACTGCGCTGCACAGCCCCTACTCCGCGGCCAAAGGTGGCGTCACCAGCCTGACCCGCTCGCTTGCGGTCGAGCTCGGCCGCGAGGGCATCACCGTGAACTGCATCTGCCCGGGTCCGATCCGCACCGCGATCACCGACCGCATCTCCGAGGAGCACAAGACGATCTACGCCAAGCGCCGCACCGCGCTCGGCCGCTACGGCGACCCCGAGGAGGTCGCGCATATGACGCTGAGCCTGTGCCTGCCGGCGGCCTCGTTCCTGACCGGTGCGGTGATCCCGGTCGACGGCGGGTTGATGGCGCGGAATGCCTGA